One Qiania dongpingensis genomic window carries:
- a CDS encoding FHA domain-containing protein: MDRIDRQAPTEAVFDGITYEMLIFNDIEGVLKLEIDETAGEARYITDGYSPLPRMFPGRMPKKAVVQVLKSLLGVWVNLDEYMIPRNELLMELSDVFINEESGEIKWICGLQKDSRSPIEKLRLFMTELVNVMEGNPEKNQENMITLLKYVKGVKQDNLDQCREMADALLLQDIAADSAEAAAAENPVSFGLEMPGTDNAPEFSYEEETSEDGLDIMLPDAFAAREIAYIIRIRTGDEMAVVLDETLIGKSPDADFCIPDNRAVSRHHASILMDEGEYYLVDHNSTNSTYLNGMRLDPGDEYRLCHGDGFVLADEPFQFMIR; this comes from the coding sequence ATGGACAGGATCGATAGACAAGCGCCGACAGAAGCGGTATTTGATGGGATTACTTATGAAATGCTTATTTTTAATGATATAGAAGGTGTTCTGAAGCTGGAGATTGACGAAACGGCAGGAGAGGCGAGATATATTACGGATGGATATTCTCCGCTCCCTCGGATGTTTCCTGGCAGAATGCCGAAAAAAGCGGTGGTCCAGGTGCTTAAAAGTCTTCTGGGAGTTTGGGTGAACCTGGATGAATACATGATTCCGAGAAATGAGCTGCTGATGGAGCTTTCCGATGTATTTATCAACGAGGAGAGCGGAGAAATCAAATGGATCTGCGGGCTTCAAAAAGATTCGAGGAGTCCGATAGAAAAGCTGCGCCTTTTTATGACGGAGCTGGTAAATGTCATGGAAGGGAATCCAGAAAAAAATCAGGAAAATATGATCACGCTTTTAAAATACGTAAAGGGAGTGAAGCAGGATAATCTGGATCAGTGCAGGGAAATGGCGGACGCCCTTCTTCTGCAGGATATCGCAGCTGATTCAGCGGAAGCTGCGGCGGCAGAGAATCCGGTATCTTTTGGATTGGAAATGCCGGGAACAGATAACGCGCCGGAATTTTCGTATGAAGAAGAGACGTCGGAGGATGGGCTGGATATCATGCTCCCGGATGCGTTTGCCGCCCGTGAGATCGCTTATATCATCCGTATCCGGACCGGTGATGAAATGGCGGTCGTGCTGGATGAGACTCTCATTGGAAAGAGTCCTGACGCGGACTTTTGTATCCCGGATAACCGGGCGGTCAGCCGTCACCATGCCAGTATCCTGATGGATGAAGGTGAATATTATCTGGTAGATCATAACTCTACTAACTCCACATATTTGAACGGCATGCGGCTGGATCCGGGAGATGAATACAGGCTATGCCACGGAGACGGGTTTGTCTTGGCGGATGAGCCGTTCCAGTTTATGATCAGGTAA
- a CDS encoding zinc ribbon domain-containing protein — MYCTNCGVKNSDGARFCRSCGRPMESETIPLADEMKEAAREESWNRAGQPVTQPFNPEYGDPVQPGVQPPHPEYGNSAQYGAQPGMPSYQGNDRKKGKKGLVIAVALILAVAAASAFGFIAYKESRPMAPVEQLVGALKKNDWGALYDSVYWGTVPEYDRKTFISEARENMGQLVSYISMLGNIKVSKVAEGTPYRNSDGLICKDLTVNMSVSALGMSQNQEATITVVKSGRKFLLIPVWKISAEDVGSILD, encoded by the coding sequence ATGTATTGTACGAACTGCGGCGTGAAGAACAGCGATGGGGCAAGGTTTTGCAGAAGCTGCGGCAGGCCGATGGAATCAGAGACCATTCCGTTGGCAGATGAGATGAAAGAGGCCGCGAGAGAGGAGTCTTGGAATCGGGCCGGTCAGCCGGTAACACAACCTTTTAATCCGGAGTATGGGGATCCAGTACAGCCTGGAGTACAGCCTCCTCATCCGGAGTATGGAAACTCGGCGCAGTATGGAGCACAGCCTGGGATGCCGTCCTATCAGGGAAATGATAGGAAGAAGGGGAAAAAAGGGCTGGTCATCGCCGTTGCTTTGATTCTGGCGGTGGCTGCCGCTTCGGCCTTTGGATTTATCGCATATAAGGAGAGCAGGCCGATGGCGCCGGTGGAACAGCTTGTGGGAGCACTTAAAAAAAACGACTGGGGAGCTCTATATGACAGTGTTTATTGGGGCACAGTACCGGAATATGACAGAAAGACCTTTATCTCCGAAGCAAGGGAAAATATGGGACAATTAGTTTCCTACATATCGATGCTCGGCAATATCAAGGTGAGCAAGGTGGCGGAAGGGACGCCATACCGGAATTCGGATGGGCTTATCTGTAAAGATCTGACAGTGAATATGAGTGTCTCGGCTCTGGGGATGTCTCAGAATCAGGAAGCGACCATAACGGTGGTGAAGAGCGGAAGGAAATTTTTGCTTATTCCCGTTTGGAAAATATCGGCGGAGGATGTCGGTTCCATATTGGATTGA
- a CDS encoding sulfide/dihydroorotate dehydrogenase-like FAD/NAD-binding protein: MFKILRAEHLAENIVLMDVEAKRVAKACQPGQFIIVRLDEKGERIPLTIADYDREKGTVTIVFQPIGASTYQFANLKAGDSFMDFVGPLGRPSELTTDDLEEVKKKKILFVAGGVGTAPVYPQVKWLHEHGIDADVIVGAKTKSLIIMEDMMKEVAGNLYVTTDDGSYGRSGMVTKVIEDLVAEGKQYDLCVAIGPMIMMKFCCLTTKKLGIPTIVSMNPIMVDGTGMCGACRLTVGDEVKFACVDGPEFDGHKINFDEAMKRQAMYKTEEGRALLKFQEGDTHHGGCGHCGGDK; this comes from the coding sequence ATGTTCAAGATTCTGAGAGCAGAGCATCTTGCAGAGAACATTGTTCTTATGGATGTGGAAGCAAAGCGTGTGGCAAAAGCTTGCCAGCCCGGACAGTTCATCATCGTCAGGCTGGACGAAAAAGGGGAGAGGATCCCTCTGACCATCGCAGACTATGACAGGGAAAAGGGGACCGTAACTATTGTATTCCAGCCGATTGGAGCATCTACTTATCAGTTTGCAAATCTGAAAGCCGGGGACAGCTTCATGGATTTTGTAGGTCCGCTGGGCCGCCCTTCCGAGCTCACTACAGATGATCTGGAAGAAGTGAAAAAGAAAAAAATTCTGTTCGTGGCAGGCGGTGTCGGCACGGCGCCTGTATACCCTCAGGTAAAATGGCTTCATGAGCATGGGATTGATGCCGATGTCATCGTCGGCGCAAAAACTAAGAGCCTGATCATTATGGAAGACATGATGAAAGAGGTGGCAGGAAATCTTTATGTTACTACCGACGACGGAAGCTACGGCAGAAGCGGTATGGTGACAAAGGTCATCGAAGATCTGGTTGCAGAAGGCAAGCAGTATGATCTGTGTGTGGCGATCGGCCCGATGATCATGATGAAATTCTGCTGTCTGACAACCAAGAAATTAGGTATTCCTACTATTGTCAGCATGAACCCCATTATGGTAGACGGCACTGGTATGTGCGGTGCCTGCCGCCTGACTGTGGGGGATGAAGTGAAGTTCGCATGTGTAGACGGTCCTGAGTTTGACGGCCATAAGATTAATTTTGACGAGGCTATGAAGCGTCAGGCTATGTACAAGACAGAAGAGGGCAGAGCCCTGCTTAAATTCCAGGAGGGTGATACCCATCATGGTGGATGTGGACATTGCGGAGGTGACAAGTAA
- the gltA gene encoding NADPH-dependent glutamate synthase, which yields MEGLKRVPVREQAPKVRAANFEEVCLGYNQEEAVEEAKRCLQCKKPLCVQGCPVAIDIPGFIGKVVEGDFAAAYQILSDSSSLPAVCGRVCPQESQCEGKCIRGKKGDPVSIGKLERFVADWAKENGIKPKKADKQNGKKVAVIGSGPAGLSCAGDLAKWGYDVTIFEALHEPGGVLTYGIPEFRLPKDAVVKPEVENVKSLGVKLETDVIIGKSVTIDELLDEEGFSAVFVGSGAGLPMFMGIPGENANGVFSANEYLTRSNLMKARLDDYATPMPVSKKAVIVGGGNVAMDAARTALRLGAESHIVYRRSEAELPARAEEVHHAKEEGVIFDLLTNPVEILTDDKGWVRGIRCIRMELGEPDASGRRRPVAIEGSEFEIEADAVIMSLGTSPNPLISSTTAGLDVNKRKCIVAEAETGKTSKEGVYAGGDAVTGAATVILAMEAGRAGAKGIHEFLSK from the coding sequence ATGGAAGGATTAAAGAGAGTACCCGTAAGGGAGCAGGCCCCCAAAGTAAGGGCCGCTAACTTTGAAGAAGTGTGCCTGGGCTATAACCAGGAGGAAGCAGTTGAAGAAGCAAAGCGTTGTCTGCAGTGTAAAAAGCCGCTTTGCGTACAGGGATGTCCGGTAGCCATCGATATACCCGGATTTATCGGGAAAGTCGTTGAGGGAGATTTTGCTGCCGCTTATCAGATACTTTCGGATTCCTCTTCTCTGCCGGCTGTATGCGGACGCGTATGCCCCCAGGAGAGCCAGTGTGAAGGAAAATGTATCCGTGGAAAGAAGGGTGATCCTGTTTCCATCGGTAAGCTGGAGCGTTTTGTGGCCGATTGGGCAAAGGAAAACGGAATCAAACCCAAAAAAGCGGACAAGCAGAACGGCAAGAAGGTGGCAGTCATCGGTTCCGGCCCCGCAGGCCTTTCTTGTGCAGGCGATTTGGCAAAATGGGGATATGATGTAACGATTTTTGAAGCTCTTCACGAGCCCGGCGGTGTGCTTACATACGGGATTCCGGAATTCCGTCTTCCCAAAGACGCGGTTGTGAAGCCCGAGGTGGAGAATGTGAAGTCTTTGGGTGTGAAACTGGAGACAGATGTGATCATCGGCAAATCTGTGACGATCGATGAGCTGCTTGATGAAGAAGGCTTTTCTGCTGTCTTTGTCGGCTCCGGCGCAGGTCTTCCCATGTTTATGGGGATTCCTGGAGAAAATGCCAACGGCGTATTTTCTGCCAATGAATATCTGACAAGAAGCAACCTGATGAAAGCAAGACTGGATGATTATGCGACTCCCATGCCTGTAAGCAAAAAAGCAGTCATCGTAGGCGGCGGAAACGTGGCTATGGATGCTGCCAGGACGGCGCTTCGTCTGGGCGCAGAGAGCCATATCGTATATAGGAGAAGTGAAGCAGAGCTTCCTGCCAGAGCGGAAGAAGTTCATCACGCAAAAGAAGAGGGCGTTATCTTTGATCTTCTGACCAATCCTGTAGAAATCCTTACGGATGATAAAGGCTGGGTAAGAGGCATCCGCTGCATACGGATGGAACTTGGCGAGCCTGATGCCTCCGGAAGAAGAAGACCTGTTGCCATCGAAGGTTCTGAGTTTGAGATTGAGGCGGATGCGGTGATCATGTCACTGGGAACTTCCCCCAACCCTCTTATCTCTTCTACGACGGCTGGTTTGGATGTGAATAAGAGGAAATGTATCGTTGCAGAAGCTGAAACAGGAAAGACCAGCAAAGAAGGCGTATACGCCGGCGGCGACGCCGTTACCGGCGCGGCTACGGTCATTCTGGCTATGGAAGCCGGACGCGCAGGCGCTAAGGGCATCCATGAGTTCTTATCGAAATAA
- a CDS encoding Dabb family protein — translation MMVKHLVSWKFKPELSEEQKAAVAAEFNERLQAVKAVAEGVVDVKVIAPPLPTSSADIVLDSTFVSAEALAAYQVHPGHVEAVGVCVKPYLTDRTCCDYECE, via the coding sequence ATGATGGTTAAGCATTTGGTGAGCTGGAAGTTTAAGCCGGAATTGTCCGAGGAGCAGAAAGCAGCTGTTGCGGCGGAGTTCAATGAACGCCTGCAGGCAGTGAAAGCTGTGGCAGAAGGAGTAGTGGACGTAAAAGTGATCGCTCCGCCCCTGCCCACCAGCTCTGCAGACATCGTTCTGGACAGCACCTTCGTATCGGCAGAAGCGTTGGCTGCATATCAGGTACATCCCGGACATGTGGAAGCAGTGGGGGTTTGTGTAAAACCGTACCTGACTGACAGGACCTGCTGTGATTACGAGTGTGAATAG
- a CDS encoding L-ribulose-5-phosphate 4-epimerase, with the protein MLERLKEEVYRANMELPQHGLVVYTWGNVSAVDRESGLVVIKPSGVDYATMKPEDMVVVDLDGKVVEGTLRPSSDTPTHVELYKAFPGIGGIVHTHSSWATSWAQAGRGIPCYGTTHADYFYGEIPCARVLTKEEVESAYEKNTGKVIIEAFEGKDPLSTPGVLCTSHGPFTWGKNAAEAVHNAVVLEEVAKMATRTEMLNPKAEPALSYIQDKHYFRKHGPNATYGQK; encoded by the coding sequence ATGTTGGAGAGATTAAAAGAGGAAGTATATCGGGCAAACATGGAGCTCCCCCAGCACGGTCTGGTAGTTTACACATGGGGAAATGTCAGCGCCGTTGACAGAGAGAGCGGCCTGGTGGTGATCAAACCCAGCGGCGTTGATTACGCCACGATGAAGCCAGAGGATATGGTTGTTGTGGATTTGGATGGAAAGGTAGTAGAAGGCACGCTCCGTCCGTCTTCCGATACGCCGACCCATGTGGAGCTTTATAAGGCATTTCCAGGGATAGGCGGTATCGTGCACACACACTCTTCCTGGGCCACTTCCTGGGCACAGGCTGGCAGGGGAATCCCCTGTTATGGAACGACCCATGCGGATTATTTTTACGGAGAGATTCCCTGTGCGCGTGTACTGACGAAAGAAGAAGTCGAAAGCGCTTATGAAAAGAATACAGGGAAGGTCATCATTGAGGCCTTCGAAGGAAAAGATCCTTTGTCCACGCCCGGAGTACTCTGCACCAGCCATGGTCCGTTTACTTGGGGAAAGAACGCGGCAGAGGCAGTCCACAATGCAGTCGTGCTGGAAGAAGTGGCTAAAATGGCCACTCGGACAGAGATGCTGAATCCGAAAGCGGAGCCGGCTCTTTCTTATATCCAGGATAAGCATTATTTCCGGAAGCACGGTCCCAATGCGACCTATGGCCAGAAGTAG
- a CDS encoding spore germination protein, with protein MKEDEKTKQSISSNIGDNMQLFHELLRVDTNFDVVYRTMKIGGRQACFYFVDGFVKDAVLQRIIQYMCGISAEEFPKEAHEFSKKHLPYGEIGILRDVDEITTQLLMGITCLFIDGYDACLTIDCRTYPARSVSEPGKEKVLRGSRDGFVETLIFNTAMIRRRIRDPKLSVEITQAGKSSRTDIAICYMEGRVDTELLKKIKKRIEDIQVDALTMSQESLAECIYPYKWYNPFPKFKYSERPDTAAAQLLEGNIIILVDTSPAAMILPSSVFDIIEEADDFYFPPVTGTYLRLSRMLITILGVILTPLWLLFMQNPEWIPDSFQFIMIKDAVNIPLIWQLLILEFAIDGLRLASLNTPSMLSTPLSVIAALVVGEFAANSGWFNSETMLYMAFVALSNYTQSSFELGYALKFMRLILLILTSIFNLWGFIAGMLIFVLAVVTNKTIAGKSYIYPIIPFSLREVKRRFLRARLTPGEKES; from the coding sequence ATGAAAGAAGACGAGAAAACGAAACAGTCCATATCTTCCAATATCGGGGATAATATGCAGCTGTTCCACGAACTTTTGAGAGTGGATACCAACTTCGACGTGGTTTACCGCACCATGAAAATCGGAGGCCGTCAGGCCTGCTTTTATTTTGTGGACGGATTTGTAAAAGACGCGGTACTGCAGAGGATCATCCAATATATGTGCGGGATATCCGCGGAAGAATTTCCCAAGGAGGCCCACGAGTTTTCTAAAAAGCACCTGCCCTATGGAGAGATTGGTATTCTGAGGGACGTGGATGAGATCACGACACAGCTTTTGATGGGCATCACCTGTCTGTTCATTGACGGCTATGACGCCTGTTTGACCATAGACTGCAGGACATATCCGGCTAGAAGTGTGTCAGAGCCAGGAAAAGAAAAAGTGCTGCGCGGTTCACGGGATGGATTTGTAGAGACCCTGATCTTCAATACCGCCATGATACGGCGCAGAATCCGAGATCCGAAGCTGAGCGTGGAAATCACCCAGGCGGGAAAGAGCTCCCGGACGGACATTGCCATCTGTTATATGGAAGGGCGTGTGGATACGGAGCTTTTGAAGAAGATCAAAAAGAGGATTGAAGATATCCAGGTGGACGCTCTGACCATGAGCCAGGAGAGTCTGGCAGAATGTATATATCCATATAAATGGTATAATCCTTTTCCGAAATTCAAATATTCGGAACGTCCCGACACTGCTGCCGCCCAGCTGCTTGAGGGAAATATCATCATTCTGGTGGATACATCGCCTGCGGCTATGATTCTTCCGTCATCTGTATTTGATATCATTGAAGAGGCGGATGATTTCTATTTTCCGCCGGTCACCGGGACCTATCTGAGACTTTCAAGGATGCTGATCACAATCCTCGGAGTAATCCTTACGCCGCTGTGGCTTTTGTTCATGCAGAATCCGGAATGGATTCCTGATAGCTTTCAGTTTATCATGATCAAGGATGCGGTGAACATTCCATTGATTTGGCAGCTGCTCATTCTGGAATTCGCCATTGACGGTCTGAGGCTGGCATCCTTGAATACGCCCAGTATGCTGTCGACGCCGCTCAGCGTGATAGCGGCCCTCGTGGTCGGAGAATTTGCGGCAAATTCCGGCTGGTTCAATTCTGAAACAATGCTCTATATGGCGTTTGTCGCTCTGTCCAACTACACGCAGTCCAGCTTTGAACTGGGATATGCACTTAAATTCATGCGTCTGATCCTGCTTATCCTTACTTCGATATTCAATCTGTGGGGGTTCATCGCCGGCATGCTGATTTTTGTTCTGGCTGTGGTGACGAATAAGACCATTGCCGGAAAGAGCTATATATACCCGATCATCCCGTTCAGCCTTCGGGAAGTGAAAAGACGGTTTCTCCGAGCCCGCCTGACTCCCGGGGAGAAGGAATCCTGA
- a CDS encoding FeoA family protein: MTLTEGKIGCVYQVERLQVKETVTRRLEALGVNEQTKITILNNKRNGSTIIRVRGTRLALGRLITDGIFIKEVQG; encoded by the coding sequence ATGACTCTGACTGAAGGGAAAATAGGCTGTGTTTATCAAGTGGAGCGTCTGCAGGTGAAAGAAACTGTGACCCGGCGCCTGGAGGCGCTGGGGGTCAATGAACAGACGAAGATCACGATTTTAAATAATAAACGGAATGGTTCGACCATCATCCGCGTGCGGGGAACGAGGCTGGCTTTGGGCCGCTTGATCACCGACGGTATTTTCATAAAGGAGGTACAGGGATGA